One Haloplanus sp. HW8-1 DNA window includes the following coding sequences:
- a CDS encoding TRAM domain-containing protein — translation MIDVPERELQLGDLQQGETYRVALVSSPTQSEPEQSEQAETGSQSQREPQEPPVEESETREVEIEDIGEQGDGITRVERGFVVIVPDTKESERVKIEITDVRQNVAFAEVVERLSYYE, via the coding sequence GTGATCGACGTTCCAGAGCGCGAGCTACAACTGGGTGATCTACAGCAAGGAGAAACATATCGCGTCGCACTCGTGTCTTCCCCGACACAGAGCGAGCCAGAACAGAGCGAACAGGCTGAAACGGGATCACAGTCCCAGCGTGAGCCACAGGAACCACCAGTTGAGGAAAGTGAGACTCGAGAAGTCGAGATTGAGGACATCGGCGAACAGGGTGATGGCATCACTCGGGTCGAACGTGGTTTCGTCGTGATCGTCCCGGATACGAAAGAGAGTGAGCGAGTCAAAATTGAGATTACCGATGTACGGCAAAACGTCGCTTTCGCCGAGGTCGTCGAACGGTTGAGTTACTACGAGTAA
- a CDS encoding DNA-binding protein: protein MSKSNPEATSNSTDTENSNAGRQGRQVAKRAFAAEINDATHVFKQSDEERAPNFALLPSGEVANRYFLVGTITEVNDVGNEDEYLQARVVDPTGTMFVYAGQYQPQAAAFLSSLEPPAYVAVTAKPSAFESDGETYVSLRPETTTRVDNETRDQWVSETIECTEARLDAFPDSDSEFAAMSREQYGDSLDLDNYREAVNDAREDLGMDMDHRSDRSNSETTTENQNDDVSVDEDGVTKEATVEEAEIAAAVANARFEE from the coding sequence ATGAGCAAATCCAACCCAGAAGCGACATCCAACAGCACCGACACCGAGAACAGCAATGCCGGCCGGCAAGGTCGCCAGGTAGCGAAGCGTGCCTTCGCCGCCGAAATCAACGACGCTACCCACGTCTTCAAACAGTCTGATGAGGAACGAGCCCCGAACTTCGCGCTGCTTCCGTCGGGCGAGGTCGCCAACCGATACTTCCTCGTCGGCACAATAACCGAAGTCAACGACGTCGGGAACGAGGACGAATACTTGCAGGCTCGCGTGGTCGACCCTACGGGCACTATGTTCGTCTACGCCGGGCAGTACCAGCCCCAGGCCGCTGCGTTCCTCTCCAGCCTCGAACCCCCGGCGTACGTCGCTGTGACCGCGAAGCCATCCGCGTTCGAGAGCGATGGCGAGACGTACGTCTCGCTCCGGCCCGAGACCACCACCCGCGTCGATAATGAAACCCGTGATCAGTGGGTTTCCGAGACCATCGAATGTACCGAAGCCCGACTCGACGCCTTCCCCGATAGTGACAGCGAGTTCGCCGCGATGAGCCGCGAGCAGTATGGCGACAGTCTCGACCTCGATAACTATCGGGAGGCCGTCAACGACGCTCGCGAGGACCTCGGAATGGACATGGACCACCGGTCGGACAGATCCAATAGTGAGACCACGACCGAGAACCAGAACGACGACGTCAGCGTAGATGAAGACGGCGTCACCAAGGAAGCGACGGTTGAGGAGGCAGAAATCGCCGCTGCCGTCGCAAACGCCAGGTTCGAGGAGTAA
- a CDS encoding replication factor A (Replication protein A protects and stabilize the intermediate ssDNA that is generated by the unwinding action of a DNA helicase at the replication fork. In addition, SSBs prevent the formation of secondary structures by single-stranded template DNA.) — MSSNTKSAELAVTVSDTDLSEAATGILEQFPDDLDGDLPSVEEVASRLEKMTNQYKVPLDEARRAAVSHYRDVFGLEYDDLEFPGQSAGDVTLASINQHEQWVDVTVKIVELWDPTHDSIDQVGLIGDESGRLKFTKWTKAELPTLEEGSVYKLSNVITSEYQGRYSINLNSRSNIEPVDGDIDVRADIEDVQLSVPMVAIQSGSGLIKRCPDGDCTRVLQNGRCAEHGDVEGEFDLRIKAVFDDGETVQYAIFDREATEAIAGITLNEAIEQAMDALDTSVVEDVLIDALVGRYYRVEGSIVGRYLHVNEAEQHG, encoded by the coding sequence ATGTCAAGCAACACAAAATCCGCAGAACTAGCCGTAACTGTCTCCGACACAGACCTCTCGGAGGCTGCAACCGGCATCCTCGAACAGTTCCCAGACGACCTTGATGGCGACCTCCCCAGCGTAGAGGAAGTCGCGAGCCGTCTCGAGAAGATGACCAACCAGTACAAGGTTCCTCTTGACGAGGCCCGCCGCGCCGCGGTCAGCCACTATCGCGACGTGTTCGGCCTCGAATACGATGACCTCGAGTTCCCTGGCCAGAGCGCCGGCGACGTCACCCTCGCCTCAATCAACCAGCACGAGCAGTGGGTGGACGTGACCGTAAAAATCGTCGAACTCTGGGACCCCACCCACGACAGCATCGACCAGGTCGGGCTCATCGGCGACGAGAGCGGTCGCCTCAAGTTCACCAAGTGGACGAAGGCCGAACTCCCAACCCTTGAGGAGGGTAGCGTCTACAAGCTTTCGAACGTCATCACCAGCGAGTACCAGGGGCGATACAGCATCAACCTCAACTCGCGCTCGAACATCGAACCTGTCGACGGCGACATCGACGTTAGAGCCGATATCGAAGATGTCCAACTCTCTGTCCCGATGGTTGCAATCCAGTCCGGGTCGGGACTCATCAAGCGGTGTCCCGACGGGGACTGCACGCGCGTCCTCCAGAATGGTCGGTGTGCAGAACACGGCGACGTTGAAGGGGAATTCGACCTTCGCATCAAAGCGGTCTTCGACGACGGTGAGACCGTCCAGTACGCAATCTTCGACCGCGAAGCGACTGAGGCCATCGCGGGTATCACGCTCAATGAGGCCATCGAGCAGGCGATGGACGCTCTCGATACCAGCGTTGTCGAGGACGTCCTCATCGACGCGCTCGTGGGCCGGTACTACCGTGTAGAAGGCTCTATTGTCGGTCGATATCTGCATGTGAACGAGGCTGAACAGCACGGGTAA
- a CDS encoding DUF555 domain-containing protein, which produces MTSWRSDDEMSIDEQWYEIQLSVPWVVAGAKSVQDAINIAVAEVGTRTKSTEARSSEILVQDVVCPSCGYEMEAALCTTDFALVVLTVIVEMLAESHEESERVAKRELGVRMKDIPLTVLETRPVDEADEKPEMNFADLGRDVQSRSETKQTQG; this is translated from the coding sequence ATGACGAGCTGGCGCAGCGACGACGAGATGAGTATCGATGAGCAGTGGTACGAAATTCAGTTGTCGGTCCCGTGGGTCGTCGCCGGCGCGAAGAGCGTCCAAGACGCAATCAACATCGCAGTTGCGGAAGTCGGTACGCGAACAAAGTCAACAGAAGCCCGGTCGTCGGAGATCCTCGTCCAAGATGTCGTCTGTCCCTCCTGTGGGTATGAAATGGAGGCGGCGCTCTGTACGACGGATTTTGCGCTGGTCGTACTGACTGTTATCGTCGAGATGTTGGCAGAGTCTCACGAGGAGAGCGAGCGTGTCGCGAAGCGCGAGTTGGGCGTCCGCATGAAGGACATCCCGCTCACGGTGTTGGAGACGCGACCGGTTGACGAGGCGGATGAAAAGCCAGAAATGAACTTCGCGGATCTTGGTCGCGACGTCCAATCCAGAAGCGAAACAAAGCAAACGCAAGGATAA
- a CDS encoding orc1/cdc6 family replication initiation protein — MTDNNTTQTTVDEILSVDDQGDEYTSKIFEKPWLLEIDNVPDANRIVGRDDKIKSLAKNLRKMRTDDVPDNIVMWGETGTGKTLVARHVCERLEATTEGTDGSIVTAYVNPDPISTYTSTFRKIAEQVNAKANDPVDVPSLGLSAEHYRDKKLWPIVEREFPGGLVVIIDEIDKHGEINEILYTLSRAKSKDDVNFPVVTIGISNDIEFKGDIDSRAQSTLQPKHWTFTPYEEDQLVSILDNRRDAFYQEVLEDDVISKVAELAADEHGDARRAVRLLRNAGEVADEEGGEIVTADHVSEADELVEVELFMEMVKGTPLSGKLLLFALTRLDRNNPEKEWFRTSEIHRVYETVAKDVRVEPKGYNRALELLNKHVTTGVLESKKKEGGDDGKFRSYSLQGEVESTRRGLINSTPELQELMG; from the coding sequence ATGACGGATAACAATACAACCCAGACAACTGTTGACGAGATTTTGAGTGTCGACGATCAGGGCGACGAATATACATCAAAAATCTTTGAGAAACCGTGGCTGCTCGAAATAGATAATGTCCCAGATGCGAATCGGATCGTCGGACGTGATGATAAAATCAAATCCTTGGCGAAGAATCTCCGTAAGATGAGGACGGACGATGTTCCGGACAACATCGTGATGTGGGGTGAGACAGGGACCGGGAAGACACTGGTCGCTAGGCACGTCTGTGAACGCCTCGAGGCAACGACAGAAGGGACTGACGGGTCTATTGTTACGGCGTATGTTAATCCAGACCCAATATCGACATACACCTCTACATTTCGTAAGATAGCAGAACAAGTGAATGCCAAAGCCAACGATCCAGTCGACGTCCCATCTCTAGGTCTATCAGCGGAACATTATCGTGACAAGAAACTATGGCCTATTGTTGAGAGAGAGTTTCCGGGTGGGCTTGTTGTTATAATCGACGAGATCGATAAACACGGCGAAATCAACGAGATTCTCTACACACTGTCGAGGGCCAAATCGAAAGATGATGTTAACTTCCCTGTGGTGACGATCGGCATTTCAAACGATATTGAGTTCAAAGGGGATATTGATTCAAGGGCTCAATCAACGCTTCAGCCCAAGCACTGGACATTCACACCCTACGAGGAGGATCAGCTTGTCTCTATTCTGGATAATCGCCGTGACGCATTTTACCAAGAAGTACTGGAAGATGATGTGATCTCGAAAGTGGCCGAGCTCGCGGCCGATGAACATGGTGACGCCCGCCGTGCAGTGCGGTTGTTACGAAACGCGGGTGAGGTTGCCGACGAAGAGGGTGGCGAGATCGTCACGGCGGACCACGTCTCTGAAGCTGACGAGCTCGTTGAAGTAGAACTATTTATGGAAATGGTCAAGGGAACACCATTATCAGGGAAGCTACTCCTGTTTGCACTTACTCGGCTTGATCGGAACAACCCGGAGAAAGAATGGTTCCGAACTTCAGAAATACATCGAGTGTACGAAACAGTCGCGAAAGATGTCCGTGTTGAGCCGAAAGGATACAATCGTGCTCTCGAGCTGTTAAATAAACACGTGACAACGGGTGTTCTCGAGTCGAAGAAGAAAGAGGGCGGAGATGACGGGAAGTTCAGATCATACTCGTTACAGGGTGAAGTAGAAAGCACCCGGAGAGGTCTGATCAATTCGACACCAGAACTCCAAGAACTGATGGGGTGA